One genomic segment of Paenibacillus xylanexedens includes these proteins:
- a CDS encoding LacI family DNA-binding transcriptional regulator, whose product MVSIKDIAKQAGVSISTVSYALNGSNKVTDETSSKILAIAKELNYVPNAAARTLKKRESKILGVFLTDFRGDVYGDLLSGMKAVCNAQGYDLIVCSGKQSHRMLPERMIDGAIILDHTFASEELMQYADRGHKIVVLDREMDHPNINQVLLDNKAGATLAMEHLIEQGHKKIYVVTGPEGSFDSVQRLKAVRQVAEREADVEWIEITGDFEKSGGEQAADQIVQVYDGPAAVFCLNDEMAIGLCDRLADSTLGVGQEIDVIGFDNIELSKYVQPRLASIDYSKRKWGSLAAEQLIKIIAGEPVDHERIYVTLVEGGSVSGPIPSDSVISIRNDRAVSY is encoded by the coding sequence GTGGTCAGTATCAAGGATATCGCCAAACAGGCGGGAGTTTCCATCTCTACTGTGTCATATGCGCTGAATGGCAGCAACAAAGTGACCGATGAGACGAGTTCCAAAATTTTGGCCATTGCCAAAGAACTGAACTATGTTCCAAATGCCGCAGCAAGAACACTGAAGAAGAGGGAATCCAAAATTCTAGGTGTATTCTTGACCGATTTTAGAGGAGATGTGTATGGAGACTTGCTGAGTGGCATGAAAGCCGTATGTAATGCTCAAGGTTATGACCTGATCGTGTGCAGTGGTAAACAATCCCATCGCATGCTTCCAGAGAGAATGATTGATGGTGCGATCATTCTGGATCATACGTTTGCAAGTGAGGAACTAATGCAGTATGCCGATCGTGGGCACAAAATCGTTGTATTGGACCGCGAGATGGATCATCCCAACATTAATCAGGTTCTGCTGGATAATAAGGCCGGGGCAACACTTGCGATGGAGCATCTGATTGAACAGGGACATAAAAAAATCTACGTGGTGACAGGACCGGAAGGTTCGTTTGACTCTGTGCAGCGCTTAAAGGCTGTAAGACAGGTTGCGGAACGTGAAGCCGATGTGGAATGGATTGAGATTACGGGAGATTTCGAGAAGAGTGGTGGAGAACAAGCCGCAGATCAGATTGTGCAGGTGTATGATGGACCCGCAGCGGTATTCTGCCTCAATGATGAGATGGCTATTGGCTTGTGTGATCGTCTGGCAGACAGTACACTTGGCGTTGGTCAGGAGATTGACGTCATCGGATTCGACAATATTGAATTGAGTAAGTACGTCCAGCCGAGATTGGCAAGCATTGATTATTCCAAACGCAAGTGGGGATCGCTCGCTGCTGAACAATTGATCAAGATTATTGCTGGAGAACCCGTCGATCATGAACGAATTTATGTGACATTAGTTGAGGGTGGGTCGGTGAGTGGGCCTATTCCATCTGATTCGGTTATATCCATCCGGAATGACCGGGCGGTTAGCTATTGA
- a CDS encoding phosphodiester glycosidase family protein: MITPVKQVNRFFMLALAPFVGLILCLLLLRPPLEPGGLMPTELSEDTITPRTQAISQELAGAKDAAVQTSSSIKRTTQLYNKTTSTMSTLVQKASTQADRPEKIYNNRISSKLGVPFERVDSDRLTIEMYRVNPGSYKGYAMKIKLKDPTAMQMALDSEPGRSETTMQAVKRNGAIAGINAGGFADSGGKRYPLSTTVMDGKYVNGFQASFKDLFFVGLNDAGKLVGGKFSDKNSLDRLQPQFGATFVPVLLQNGRKTPIPDKWKVSPKRAPRTVIGNYKDDQLLIIVVDGYNEGGSSGATLEELQGRLYKLGVIDAYNLDGGGSSSLILNNRVVNNPSDGSLRPVPTHFLFYK, from the coding sequence ATGATTACACCCGTCAAACAGGTTAATCGTTTTTTTATGCTTGCACTCGCTCCTTTTGTTGGATTGATATTATGCCTGCTGCTGCTTCGTCCTCCACTTGAACCCGGAGGTTTGATGCCTACCGAACTGTCAGAGGATACGATTACACCCCGGACCCAAGCAATTAGCCAAGAGCTTGCGGGGGCAAAAGATGCTGCTGTCCAGACTTCTTCTTCTATTAAAAGAACGACACAGCTCTATAATAAAACAACAAGTACGATGTCTACACTTGTGCAGAAGGCTTCCACCCAAGCGGATCGTCCGGAAAAGATTTACAACAACCGGATTTCATCCAAGCTTGGCGTTCCATTTGAACGGGTAGACAGTGACCGGCTAACGATTGAAATGTACAGAGTGAATCCTGGTAGCTATAAGGGCTATGCCATGAAGATCAAGCTAAAAGACCCTACTGCCATGCAGATGGCTCTAGACAGTGAACCTGGGCGTTCTGAGACGACCATGCAGGCTGTGAAGCGTAACGGCGCAATTGCCGGGATTAACGCAGGTGGATTTGCTGACAGTGGGGGCAAACGTTATCCACTTAGCACAACCGTCATGGACGGGAAGTACGTGAACGGTTTCCAGGCCAGTTTCAAAGATCTGTTTTTTGTTGGACTTAACGATGCCGGTAAACTGGTCGGAGGCAAGTTCTCCGACAAAAACTCACTGGATCGCCTGCAACCACAATTCGGGGCTACGTTTGTTCCGGTGCTGCTACAGAATGGGCGGAAAACCCCAATTCCCGACAAGTGGAAAGTATCACCCAAACGAGCACCACGTACAGTCATTGGCAATTATAAAGATGATCAGTTATTGATTATTGTAGTTGACGGATATAATGAGGGCGGAAGTTCCGGTGCTACCCTTGAAGAGTTGCAAGGGCGATTGTACAAGCTTGGGGTGATTGACGCCTATAATCTGGATGGCGGTGGATCATCCTCGCTTATTCTGAATAATCGGGTTGTGAATAACCCTTCAGATGGCAGCCTCAGACCGGTTCCCACACACTTTTTATTTTACAAATAA
- a CDS encoding uroporphyrinogen-III C-methyltransferase: MKPSAPSSDIHHTRSAKGKAGSSIKLFLVMWIVLIALGVVGTYYYSNHLQQQMINQLQAHNQQQIAALKTDYENQLTTISKEVEDLQGQVQSFNELLTFTKDNASDKTDNSNKLYTQLSEVKKQLETLQKKMDLLK, translated from the coding sequence ATGAAACCATCTGCCCCGTCCTCTGACATCCATCACACCCGGAGCGCCAAAGGCAAGGCTGGATCTTCAATCAAGCTGTTTCTGGTAATGTGGATTGTTCTCATTGCACTAGGAGTCGTTGGAACCTACTATTATAGTAACCATCTCCAGCAACAGATGATTAACCAGCTTCAAGCCCATAATCAGCAGCAGATTGCAGCGCTAAAAACCGACTACGAAAATCAGCTAACAACGATATCAAAGGAAGTAGAAGACCTGCAGGGACAGGTTCAATCCTTCAATGAATTGCTGACTTTCACCAAGGATAATGCAAGTGACAAAACGGATAACAGCAACAAACTGTATACCCAGCTGAGCGAAGTCAAAAAACAACTGGAGACACTCCAGAAAAAGATGGACCTGCTCAAATGA
- a CDS encoding response regulator transcription factor, whose amino-acid sequence MKKVWQVVIIDIHPTSMLGTKLILEEQQDLTVRGMTSTGTEGLDLVNIHQPDLILMDYRLPEGQADQYIAQMKNLSAHSHIIILTDEDNVKLFRHLMSLGASGMLSKQASPSQLIHLISGLREGHVSIPLSWLNSAEWAQPVESPTEARVIELTETETFIMERIVQGVTYDKIANEINVSRRSIDNYLRKIYVKLEVSSRAQAIERYALHARQVKTGS is encoded by the coding sequence ATGAAAAAAGTATGGCAGGTGGTCATCATAGATATCCACCCCACCAGCATGCTCGGTACAAAATTGATTTTGGAAGAGCAGCAAGATCTGACGGTACGTGGTATGACTTCGACCGGAACAGAAGGGCTCGATCTGGTGAATATTCACCAGCCTGATCTGATTCTGATGGATTATCGTCTTCCGGAAGGTCAGGCAGATCAATATATTGCCCAGATGAAGAATCTGTCAGCTCACAGTCACATCATTATTTTGACGGATGAAGACAATGTGAAGCTGTTTCGTCATCTGATGAGCCTTGGTGCAAGCGGCATGTTATCCAAACAGGCTTCCCCTAGCCAGCTGATTCATCTGATCTCTGGATTGCGTGAGGGCCATGTGTCCATTCCATTGTCGTGGTTAAACAGTGCGGAGTGGGCGCAACCTGTGGAGTCTCCGACAGAAGCACGTGTCATTGAATTAACAGAAACCGAAACTTTTATCATGGAAAGAATTGTTCAGGGTGTAACCTATGATAAAATAGCGAATGAGATCAACGTTAGCAGACGTTCCATTGATAATTACCTGCGTAAAATATACGTGAAGCTGGAAGTGAGCAGTAGAGCACAGGCCATTGAACGTTATGCCTTGCATGCAAGACAAGTGAAGACGGGATCCTGA
- a CDS encoding PLP-dependent aminotransferase family protein: MKYFFASRTNRLLSSPLRDIREMSGRDYFISLAEELPAEELFPFKLLEEAAVSVFSSGPSALQYGEPAGYTPLREWLNKDWNARKGIRTVPEQILLTTGTQQAIDLVMRLLLEPGDSVLVEHPTSPGCLEVLEMQGAKIVPVMGDRDGILPDLLEHHMQQVRPKLLFAAPSFSNPTGALWSMERREAVLELCSRYGVLLVEDDSYGELHFDGLEPTEFYRKYPSLFALDTADQGGHVLYIGSFSKTVAPALRTGWAAGHPALIQAMASVKRIADGQSSPMNQRLLYQLLAHSPFRWSDHLSMLNREYKTRLKLMLELLKRPGWKGCQYNIPEGGMYLWVQLPEGLDSGALLKAALPKGVSFLPGSLCSTGVQDQRYIRLNFSHPGRDELLLGMNLISEAISEFTARS, encoded by the coding sequence ATGAAATATTTCTTTGCTTCCCGTACCAACAGGCTTTTGTCATCACCACTGAGGGATATACGTGAGATGTCTGGCAGGGATTATTTCATTTCTCTGGCAGAAGAATTGCCTGCGGAGGAGTTGTTTCCTTTCAAATTGTTGGAAGAAGCAGCCGTGTCTGTCTTTAGTTCAGGCCCCTCCGCATTGCAATATGGAGAGCCAGCAGGCTACACCCCCCTAAGAGAGTGGTTGAACAAAGACTGGAATGCACGCAAAGGCATACGAACGGTACCCGAGCAGATTCTGTTGACCACTGGTACTCAGCAGGCCATCGATCTGGTGATGCGTCTATTGCTTGAGCCAGGAGATTCTGTACTGGTTGAACATCCCACATCTCCAGGCTGTCTTGAGGTTCTGGAGATGCAAGGAGCCAAGATTGTGCCCGTAATGGGTGATCGGGACGGCATACTGCCAGACCTTTTGGAGCATCACATGCAGCAGGTTAGACCGAAGCTGCTTTTTGCTGCACCCAGTTTCTCGAATCCGACCGGTGCTTTGTGGAGTATGGAACGGCGGGAGGCAGTCCTTGAGCTGTGTTCGCGCTATGGTGTACTGCTTGTGGAAGATGATTCTTACGGAGAGCTCCATTTCGATGGCCTTGAGCCAACGGAATTCTATCGTAAATATCCTTCACTCTTTGCACTGGATACTGCCGATCAGGGTGGACATGTTCTCTACATTGGTTCATTTAGCAAAACGGTAGCGCCCGCTCTTCGAACCGGATGGGCCGCTGGACATCCTGCGCTGATTCAGGCGATGGCCTCGGTTAAACGGATTGCAGATGGTCAGTCCAGTCCGATGAATCAGCGGCTGTTGTATCAACTGCTTGCCCATTCCCCTTTTCGTTGGAGTGATCACCTATCCATGTTGAATCGGGAGTATAAGACAAGACTCAAACTGATGCTTGAACTGTTGAAAAGACCGGGCTGGAAAGGGTGTCAGTACAATATCCCTGAGGGCGGAATGTATCTGTGGGTACAGTTGCCGGAAGGATTGGATAGTGGCGCTCTGCTTAAAGCGGCTTTGCCCAAAGGTGTATCCTTTCTTCCTGGATCACTATGCTCCACAGGTGTACAGGATCAACGTTACATCCGATTGAACTTTAGCCATCCGGGCCGGGATGAATTGCTGCTTGGCATGAACCTGATCAGTGAAGCCATTTCCGAATTTACGGCTCGTAGCTAA
- a CDS encoding FMN-dependent NADH-azoreductase, with protein MSNILFVKANDRPADQAVSVKLYDAFLSAYKESHPGDTVTELDLYNTEFPFYGNTAITGTYKAANGFELTADEQKAASLAAQLQDQFLAADKVVFAFPLWNFTVPAPLVNYIAYLSQAGKTFKYTAEGPVGLAGDKKVALLNARGGVYSEGPMAAAEMSLNFLKTVIGLWGIQNPEVVIVEGHNASADRAEEIVTAGLKLASEVAVKF; from the coding sequence ATGTCTAATATTTTATTTGTTAAAGCAAATGACCGTCCTGCAGATCAAGCAGTCAGTGTTAAATTGTACGATGCATTCTTGAGCGCATACAAAGAGTCCCACCCAGGTGACACAGTTACTGAGTTGGATCTCTACAATACAGAATTCCCATTCTATGGTAACACTGCTATCACAGGCACTTACAAAGCAGCTAACGGTTTTGAACTGACAGCTGACGAGCAAAAAGCAGCTTCACTTGCAGCACAATTGCAAGATCAATTCCTGGCAGCTGACAAAGTTGTATTTGCATTCCCACTGTGGAACTTCACTGTTCCAGCTCCATTGGTAAACTACATTGCTTACCTGAGCCAAGCTGGTAAAACATTCAAATACACTGCTGAAGGTCCTGTAGGACTTGCTGGCGACAAAAAAGTAGCTTTGCTTAACGCACGTGGTGGCGTTTATTCCGAAGGCCCAATGGCAGCTGCTGAAATGTCCCTGAACTTCCTGAAAACAGTTATCGGCTTGTGGGGCATTCAAAACCCTGAAGTGGTTATCGTTGAAGGACATAACGCTTCTGCAGATCGTGCTGAAGAAATCGTTACTGCGGGTCTGAAATTGGCTTCCGAAGTAGCAGTAAAATTCTAA
- a CDS encoding DUF2161 domain-containing phosphodiesterase, whose product MAVKYETELYSPVKAFFEQRGFDVKAEVRHCDLVGVRSDQDEPLIVEMKKTFNLSLLLQGMQRLKLSPFVYLAVERNRSKRGAVNQRWSELAALCRQLGLGLLTVTFYKTKAPLIDVLCEPSALIPLTGHNQVTRKSGVRRKRLLKEFDERSGDYNTGGSTRRQLVTAYREKALRVASALRTNGEASPANLARQTGVGSAAAILQKNYYGWFERLSRGKYILTIKGVQALTEHAHMLEDNDMIERTINELDVTYSVSGENKDDLAHIAEAAEFYLKSTGKI is encoded by the coding sequence ATGGCAGTGAAATACGAAACCGAATTATATTCGCCTGTGAAGGCTTTCTTCGAGCAGCGTGGCTTCGACGTCAAGGCGGAAGTCAGACATTGTGACCTCGTCGGAGTCAGATCGGACCAGGACGAACCACTGATCGTGGAGATGAAAAAAACATTTAACCTCTCCCTGTTACTGCAGGGCATGCAGCGCTTGAAGCTTAGCCCGTTCGTGTATCTGGCCGTCGAGCGCAATCGCAGTAAACGCGGAGCCGTGAACCAACGCTGGAGCGAACTGGCTGCACTATGCAGACAGCTCGGTCTGGGGCTGCTGACTGTCACATTTTACAAAACCAAAGCCCCCCTGATTGATGTATTGTGCGAGCCCTCCGCCCTGATCCCCCTCACTGGCCACAATCAGGTTACTCGTAAAAGCGGTGTTCGGCGGAAACGATTGCTCAAGGAATTCGACGAACGCAGCGGAGACTACAATACGGGAGGTAGCACACGAAGACAGCTGGTCACAGCATATCGTGAGAAGGCTTTGCGTGTTGCATCCGCTCTACGGACGAACGGAGAAGCCTCTCCGGCCAACCTTGCCAGACAGACAGGCGTAGGTTCTGCCGCAGCAATTCTGCAAAAAAATTATTATGGCTGGTTTGAACGCCTCTCCCGTGGAAAGTATATACTGACGATTAAGGGAGTACAGGCGTTAACCGAGCATGCACACATGCTTGAGGATAATGATATGATCGAACGAACCATTAATGAACTTGATGTAACGTATTCTGTATCTGGTGAAAATAAGGACGACCTTGCACACATCGCTGAAGCAGCGGAGTTTTACTTAAAAAGTACAGGCAAGATCTGA
- a CDS encoding PrkA family serine protein kinase produces the protein MNIFERVAEHRAESDRLTWNGTFEDYIALLREDPTPAMTAHARVYEMIESFGVEEVGGHKRYKFFEQEIFGLDRSIEKLVEEYFHSAARRLDVRKRILLLMGPVSGGKSTLVTLLKRGLEQFSRTEKGAIYAIDGCPMHEEPLHLIPLELRPEVEKEIGVRIEGNLCPSCQMRLRTEYGGDISKVPVERVIVSEDNRVGIGTFSPSDPKSQDIADLTGSIDFSTITEFGSESDPRAYRFDGELNKANRGLMEFQEMLKCDEKFLWNLLSLTQEGNFKAGRFALISADEMIVAHTNESEYKSFISNKKNEALQSRMIVMPIPYNLKVSEEEKIYAKLIQQSDMKHVHIAPHALRTAAIFSILTRLKETKKQGMDLVKKMRMYDGEEVEGYKEADLREMQNEYLDEGMSGIDPRYVINRISSALIKQNLQCINALDILRAIKDGLDQHASITKEERERYLNFIALARKEYDELAKKEVQKAFVYSFEESARTLFENYLDNIEAFCNWSKIRDPLTDEEMDPDERLMRSIEEQIGISENAKKAFREEILIRISAYSRKERKFEYSSHDRLREAIEKKLFTDLKDIVKITTSTKTPDATQLKRMNEVIKRLIEEHGYTAASANELLRYVGSLLNR, from the coding sequence ATGAATATTTTTGAACGCGTTGCGGAACATCGGGCAGAGAGTGACCGTTTGACATGGAACGGAACATTTGAAGATTATATTGCACTGCTGAGAGAGGACCCGACTCCGGCAATGACGGCTCACGCCAGAGTGTATGAGATGATTGAATCGTTTGGCGTGGAAGAAGTAGGTGGGCATAAGCGGTACAAGTTTTTTGAACAGGAGATCTTTGGACTGGATCGTTCGATTGAAAAGCTGGTTGAAGAATACTTCCACTCGGCAGCACGTCGTCTGGATGTACGGAAGCGGATTTTGCTCCTGATGGGTCCCGTAAGTGGAGGGAAATCAACGCTGGTGACGCTGCTGAAGCGGGGGCTTGAACAGTTCTCGCGGACAGAGAAAGGTGCCATATATGCCATTGATGGATGCCCGATGCATGAGGAACCGCTGCATCTGATTCCACTGGAGCTTCGCCCTGAAGTGGAAAAGGAAATTGGAGTCCGCATTGAGGGTAACCTTTGCCCATCCTGCCAGATGAGACTGCGTACCGAATATGGCGGTGATATCAGCAAGGTGCCGGTGGAACGGGTCATTGTTTCCGAAGATAATCGCGTGGGAATAGGAACGTTCAGTCCATCCGACCCGAAATCGCAGGATATTGCCGATCTGACGGGGAGTATCGACTTCTCCACCATTACCGAGTTTGGTTCCGAATCCGATCCACGAGCCTATCGTTTTGATGGGGAGTTAAACAAGGCGAACCGTGGGTTAATGGAGTTCCAGGAGATGTTGAAATGTGATGAGAAATTCCTGTGGAATCTCCTGTCGCTCACGCAGGAAGGGAACTTCAAAGCAGGACGCTTTGCCTTAATCAGTGCGGATGAGATGATTGTGGCGCATACGAATGAATCGGAGTATAAGTCTTTTATCTCCAACAAGAAGAATGAGGCACTGCAATCCCGGATGATTGTCATGCCGATTCCATACAATCTGAAAGTGTCCGAGGAAGAGAAAATCTATGCCAAGCTCATTCAGCAAAGTGACATGAAGCATGTTCATATTGCACCGCATGCACTGCGGACTGCAGCCATTTTTTCGATACTTACCCGCTTGAAGGAAACGAAGAAACAAGGCATGGATCTCGTTAAAAAGATGCGCATGTATGATGGTGAAGAAGTGGAAGGATACAAAGAAGCCGATCTGCGCGAGATGCAAAATGAGTATTTGGATGAAGGGATGTCCGGCATTGATCCACGGTATGTCATTAACCGGATCTCCAGTGCTTTGATCAAGCAAAATCTTCAGTGCATTAACGCGCTGGACATTCTGCGGGCGATCAAGGATGGTCTGGACCAACATGCCTCGATCACAAAGGAAGAGCGGGAGCGTTATCTGAACTTCATTGCTCTTGCACGCAAGGAGTATGATGAACTGGCCAAGAAGGAAGTACAGAAAGCATTTGTGTACTCATTCGAGGAATCCGCAAGAACGTTATTCGAGAATTACCTCGATAACATTGAAGCATTCTGCAACTGGTCCAAGATTCGTGACCCGCTCACGGATGAAGAGATGGACCCGGATGAGCGTCTGATGCGATCCATCGAGGAACAGATCGGGATCTCCGAGAATGCAAAGAAAGCGTTCAGAGAAGAGATTCTGATCCGAATCTCGGCATACTCCCGCAAGGAGCGCAAGTTCGAATACAGCAGCCATGACCGTTTGCGTGAAGCGATTGAGAAGAAGTTGTTCACCGATCTGAAAGACATCGTCAAGATCACAACCTCAACCAAAACACCGGATGCAACACAATTGAAACGTATGAATGAAGTCATTAAACGCTTAATTGAGGAACATGGATACACCGCAGCCAGCGCGAATGAACTGTTACGCTATGTGGGTAGTCTGCTTAATCGCTAA
- a CDS encoding globin-coupled sensor protein — MSSISATRQKQLDYMGLTAGDLKLLADHRPVFKKVVNEVVDHFYNHVGNYPGLVDLIARFSTIDRLKETQKMYWLSMTDGIVDDAYIEQRIAIGLVHSRIGLSEDYYLGTYMVYLDIATSIFQQVIPDSWHLVIQALSKMFNLDSQLVLEAYEKKEKEKLHQLADDQKHTLQAITQITQELTGMISELNESAMAISSVAKETAASQDQAQVMLTELTGEIQQIGKMGELIREISDQSHLVGLNAAIEAAHAGEFGRGFEVVASEVRKLAASSRDAQGKIQSNLEQIMKKLSSVQQESDHTSRGARSQASRSAELAVFATTMEKLSLDLKNLEQQE; from the coding sequence ATGAGCAGTATTTCCGCAACAAGACAGAAGCAACTTGATTACATGGGGTTAACCGCAGGGGATCTAAAACTGCTTGCTGATCATCGGCCTGTTTTTAAAAAAGTCGTTAATGAAGTGGTAGATCATTTCTACAATCATGTGGGAAATTATCCTGGATTGGTAGATCTGATCGCAAGATTCTCTACCATTGATCGTCTAAAAGAAACACAGAAGATGTACTGGTTATCAATGACAGACGGAATCGTGGACGACGCATATATTGAGCAACGGATTGCGATTGGACTTGTGCATTCACGGATTGGTCTGTCTGAAGATTATTATCTGGGTACCTATATGGTCTACCTGGATATTGCAACGAGCATATTCCAACAGGTTATCCCTGATTCCTGGCATCTTGTCATTCAAGCGCTCAGCAAAATGTTTAACCTGGATTCACAACTTGTCCTTGAGGCCTATGAGAAGAAAGAAAAAGAAAAGTTACATCAGCTTGCCGATGACCAAAAACATACATTACAGGCAATTACGCAGATTACCCAAGAGCTTACAGGCATGATTAGTGAATTAAATGAAAGTGCAATGGCTATATCAAGTGTAGCCAAAGAAACAGCGGCTTCTCAGGATCAGGCTCAGGTTATGCTTACCGAATTAACAGGAGAGATCCAGCAGATCGGAAAAATGGGTGAACTCATTCGCGAGATATCGGATCAGAGTCATCTTGTCGGTCTGAACGCAGCGATTGAAGCTGCTCATGCAGGAGAGTTCGGACGTGGCTTCGAAGTAGTTGCCAGTGAGGTGCGCAAGCTTGCAGCTAGTTCTCGGGATGCCCAGGGTAAAATTCAGTCTAATCTGGAGCAGATCATGAAGAAACTGAGCAGTGTGCAGCAGGAGTCGGATCATACGTCTCGCGGAGCACGTAGCCAAGCTTCACGCTCGGCTGAACTCGCTGTATTTGCAACAACAATGGAGAAACTGTCTCTGGATTTGAAGAATCTGGAACAGCAGGAATAG
- a CDS encoding LacI family DNA-binding transcriptional regulator: MASIHDVAKEAGVSVATVSKVINDYPDVSEKTRKKVNIAIELLKYQPNVVARGLVKRRSWTVGVLLTVPFTNPFVSELLEGIKTALENSGYDLVRLSTRFDDPAYSFIKHCRSRNVDGVVVFGEGRENASIQELVDAEIPTMFVDTDMLGKRAGYITTDNANGISMGVKHLHELGHRKIAYISGTLGPAVANLRLEGYREGLRECGIPYSTVYLEICDYSFDGGSKAARRLLALQDQPTGIVCASDMSAFGAIHEIEKHGLSVPEDISVVGFDNTYYAEVFKPGLTTVNQNIYSIGIKSIEYLIAMIENPSYSPPVVTEPSNLVIRQTTAPLKA, encoded by the coding sequence ATGGCTTCTATCCATGATGTAGCCAAGGAAGCGGGAGTATCTGTTGCAACCGTTTCCAAAGTGATAAACGATTATCCTGATGTAAGTGAAAAAACACGCAAAAAAGTCAATATAGCCATCGAATTATTGAAATATCAACCCAATGTGGTCGCACGTGGACTTGTCAAACGCCGTTCATGGACGGTGGGAGTACTGTTAACAGTTCCGTTTACGAACCCTTTTGTGTCGGAGCTGCTGGAAGGGATCAAGACAGCGCTGGAGAACAGTGGATATGACCTGGTCCGGTTGTCTACTCGATTCGATGATCCGGCGTACTCGTTTATCAAACATTGCCGCAGTCGTAATGTGGATGGCGTTGTGGTATTCGGGGAAGGCAGAGAAAACGCGAGTATTCAGGAACTGGTGGATGCAGAGATTCCAACGATGTTTGTTGATACGGACATGTTGGGCAAACGTGCCGGTTACATTACTACGGATAACGCGAACGGGATTTCGATGGGTGTCAAACATCTGCATGAGCTTGGGCACCGCAAAATTGCCTATATCTCAGGGACACTTGGACCTGCTGTAGCCAATCTGCGATTGGAAGGATATCGGGAAGGACTGCGAGAATGCGGCATCCCGTATTCTACGGTATATCTGGAGATCTGCGATTATTCCTTCGACGGAGGAAGCAAGGCTGCCCGGCGATTGCTGGCACTTCAGGATCAACCAACGGGAATTGTCTGTGCATCAGACATGTCTGCCTTTGGTGCGATTCATGAAATTGAAAAGCATGGACTGAGTGTACCAGAAGATATCTCGGTTGTCGGGTTCGATAACACGTATTATGCTGAGGTATTTAAACCGGGGTTGACCACGGTGAATCAGAATATCTATTCCATTGGTATTAAGTCCATCGAATATCTGATTGCCATGATCGAGAATCCATCTTATTCTCCTCCTGTTGTGACGGAACCTTCCAATCTGGTCATCCGTCAGACGACAGCACCTTTAAAAGCTTAA